Genomic window (Capricornis sumatraensis isolate serow.1 chromosome 1, serow.2, whole genome shotgun sequence):
CCGTCTGGGTGTCAGCCAGCGACTTCCGGCTGGCTGCAGCGTGAGATGTCCACACCTGGGGGAAGGATAAAGGCGGAACCACCCTGCCCCCAACACATAGCTTGCCTAGGAGCCACACCCCTCCAAACTCCTCCCACCCCAGGTGTCACTGTGAGATGCTCAGCTTCACGCAGACCCTGTGTTTGTCCAGAGGATGAAATGAGGGGCAGCCACACGCTTCAGGCAGACACACAAAATACATTTGCACTGTGCACATCAGTGACTTGAGTTTTCTCTATGGCTGAACTTAAAGCTCCCCCTCAGGCATTTTGGGGTGAATTCCGCCCAGTTCCCTGCTGAGTAAGCTGAGGCTTGCTGGGGTCTGGGCTTCCACACTGGGCAGGGTGACGTGGACTTCTGTAAGCCTCCCCCTTTCACCCAGGCCTGGCACACACGGAGGCAGGGTCCCAGAGGGACACTGAACCTGCAGGTTCAGTGGGGCTACTTCCAGCTCTCTTTGGCAGGACGTGCAGTAGCCACCCAGCCATTGCTACTTACTGACCTgtacagggaagcccctcttctaCCCACCACCCAGAAGCTGCCCCACCCAGCGCCTGGCCTGAGAACTAAGAAGGAGCCCTCTCTCCTCTGAGAGCTCAGagctgctggggtggggaagTGCCTGCAGACCCTGGAGATCGCCCTccactgctgtgtgaccttgggctcctgacctaacctctctgtgcctctgcttGTTCACTTGTATAAACGGAGATAGCGATTGTACTTCACAGGCTGCTGTGGGGGCTGGATGAAGTAAAGTGTACGAAGCCCCACAGCGCTGCAGCTGTGTGCACTGAAGGAGGCTGAACCGCcttttcaatgtttattttcaGGGAGATGGGGCGCTAGACGCTTCCATGAGACTCCCACCTCCTCTGCTCGCCCACCCCCTGGGACTAGAGGCCATCTCAGGAAGCAGGAAATGGAGCACCACGGCCGGGTTAGACTTAACCGcaaggaaaaagagaatgagaaaaaaaattccaagtttCCTGCGAAGATGAAGTTTTTGCTTAATTGGTGGAAACCGGGGGTCAGCTCTGCTCAAGATCTCATGCTGTCTGGAGGCAAGGTGGTCAGGTGACCAGGCCTCTTAGTAAATCCCATTTAGAAAGTGAGTGATTTGGAGACAGGCTGAAGCTGGGATTGCAGGAAGCTGCAGTTACTCAGGTCAGCCAGCAGAGGGGGTCCACTGGTCACTGTGGTTTGGACCAGGTTGGAAGGATggggaactgggcttccctgtgtccTGCTCCATCGCGGTCAGAGCGGTCTGGCCTGATGCCGGTGGTATTTGAACACACTTATGAGACTACTACAGCCACAGCCCCCGCCCTGTGTGGCTAGGGTGAGGCATGGGATTGAAGTGACTGCCCTAACTCAGTAATGATATGAAATTATTTAAGAAGTGGCCTGTCCAGGTCCCCACAAGTCTGCGGTTATCTTGGCTTGGAGGACAAGTGAGCCACTGGCTCTGCTTGTGTATTTCGTTTTGACTGGAGAGTGACGGTCTCAAAGACGACCGGAGTCTGCCTGGTCAGGCCCCTCTCTGGGGATCGTGTCCTTCCTGGTGTCACAGACCCTCACAATACACTTGGCTTCCATTATCAGATGTTGGCCCTGCACAGAAAGATGTGCCCAGCTTCTCTCTGCCTAACTGGACATCACTGAGGTTGTGAGCTGCCCTAGAGACCCTGATTTCATCACCAGACTCTGAGATTCTTGGAAACTCCTTGGGTGACTCTGATCCACATCTGTTGTTTGAGCCACTTGAGAAGTGTTGGCTTTGGGGAGGGGCTAGTGTTCATGCCGACCAGGACCCCAGATGCCCGACTTGTGTGATGACCCCTCTGACCTTTGCAGGAACAACAGAGATGTGTGGGCCCCAGGACGGAAGGGTTAAGGCTCCATCTCCCCATCTTCCCACCTGTGGCCAGGTCTCCTGGTAGGGACGAAGGTTGCTCCAGCATCCAACTCTGGCCTGGGGTCTCCCCAAGTTTCCCAGGAAACACATTCTCCAGACAGGACCCTGAACAACCAGAGAGCGAATAGAAGCTGCAGTCTGGGGGGTAAGGGGGGGGCAAGGACCCCTCCCCTTGATGGTGTTGGAGGCCTTGACACAGAAGCAGTGGCTCTGAGCTGACCACAGGAGTGCCAGGTGGGCAGTGGCAGCAGTGTCAGTGGGCAGACAGTGGCTCCAGTGGGCTCCATCCAGGAGGGTGGGTGCAGGGGTCTTGGCTGCCTctgaggtgggggaagggaactGTCCCCTGTGACCCCAGCCTTGTCTCCCTCCTTACCCTTGCAGGGCTGTACGCTGAGTGCCCTCTCCTCTTGGGGATAGGGGGTGAGCAGGGACCTAAGGGGGAGATGCTGTTGGGAATCTGTGGACAAATTAAGGGAAGTGGTTGGTGCCAGGAAGAGATGCTGACTCAGGGCCAAAGGGGATGATGGATGGGACAGAGTCCTTTTCTTGGGGTGGAGAGTGTGAGAGGGCTGGGGACCAGGTGGGGGGCTCCCACGTGGGGAATCACGTGCCAAGTCAGGGCAGCTCTTGGTCCTCCAACCAGACCTCACTTGACACATCTCAGTGTAACAGGCAGGCCGCCCCTGGGTGGGCTCTGGGTGGTGCCCCCTCAAAGGGCTTTGGGATGAGTTGTTTATCCTACAACAAGGGTATTAACCTCTCCCTTCTAGGACACACAGAGGCTCTCACTCTACAGACCTGGCCCCACGTGCAAGGCTAAAAAGGAAGACTTTTGTTTTGAAAAGGAGCCAGTGTCTCTTTTCCAGTGGGAAGTGTGGCTCAGGCCCAGAAGCCCTGCCTTTGGGGGCCACACTACTTCCTGGCCCCCGAGCAGCAGGAAACAGCCCTCAGTAGCATCAGGGGAGTCGGCCGTGTGGCCTGGAGAGCAGGAGCTCAGGTCTGACAGTGTGGACACGTTCCTGGTGTCCCGGGAGAGCCAAGTGTCTCTGAGAGTGGGGGAGATGACTCTCCAGCTGGGGATGGCCAAGACTTCAAGAGCCCTCATGGTGACACTTTGTTCATGTATCAAAACTGCATCCATTTTCGGAGGAAAAATAGCAAAAGAAGGCCAAGGTGTCACAGATGCTACACTTGACTTGCAAAGAAATACCAAAAAAAGTGCCAATTGGTAACAGGGATTTATTGGCTCTCTCTTTACCATGAACGTCATGAATAACCTTTTGTGGGGAATGCACATTTGAAATGGTATTTCTCAACACCGTTCTAAGTGATGCTTAGAAGGTGAGAAACCTAAGTTTCTAAGTGACACTATCTGTCCTGCAACACTAGGTCACAGGTTTGTAGCATCCTCACCTCTAGGGAGCTACTTTGGGGTCCTTCCCTGCTCCCCAGGCCTAGGGCAGACCCTCTGCTGGGTGATGCTAAGACACTGcccactgccccctgcccccatcagTGGAAGGCTGAGAAGGGAGAGAGTGACTTGGCAGAAATAAAACACAGCGGCGTCAAGTCTTAGGAATGAAGACCTGTCCTCATGCTGAGCACGGGAGCTTTATTCTTTAAGACATCAGGCCCCAGGTGTTCAGTTCAGGACTGGCCAGGAGCATTGTGAGACAAGCAGAGGGATGAGGGTGGGCAGGCTAGGTACCCAAGTGCGGAGGTCCCCTCCCTGGGCGTCAGGCGGCCACACGGCTTCAGAAGGTGCATTCTGGAAATGAAGCACAGACAAGCATCACCCTCAGCTGTGTGGTCCCCAGCCACCGCTGCCTGGCTTCTCCAGGTCCAGACCAGCTCCAAGGTCAGTGGTGTGTGCTGTCTCCCTGCCAAGTCCCAGGGGAAGGGTCGAGTCCCCACCTCCTGGGAGAACATCCACATACCCCAGGGGTACCCCAGGGGtcaggacagagggagcctgagaTGGGCCAGGCCAGACAGGGCCGCTGCTAGAGTTCAAAGAAGTATCATCTCGGGCTGAGGAGCGGGTGGAGGGGGTGATGATTGGCACAGGGGTGACTCCCCACTGGGCCCAGAGCCTGATCTGGACCTTTGCGGGAAGGGGAGGAGCCCTGGGCAATGGGTAGCCCCCACCCCCGTAACTGATTAGGGAGGCAGACCAGCTGGCTGGAATGCAGGCGTCTTTGTCATTCCCCAGGGACAAAGGGCAAATGTgcccccatctccccaccccgcccccgccattGTGCTGATTTCAGGAAAGGGCCTCATGGAGTAGTACGTGCCTCTTAGAAGGTGAGCTGACACCTGGGCTCCAGATGGCTCACGGCAACCTCCAAGGGGGTGGAGATGGGGGacaggctggggggcgggggacaCAGCCAGAACAGCAGAGCACCCAGTGTGCTGCCAGCTGCTCATGGGCGGGGTCCCCCGGGGCCACCCTGCATCCCACTGCTCCAGCCAGGGAGCGGGGAGCCCCTcgtggtgggggcaggaggggggtgGCGGGGTAGGGAGACATGCCAGGACTCCACGTCCAGACAGAGAGCACGTCACAGATCACAAATGACCAAGACTCTGAGTGGGGTGCTTGCTGAAAATGGCCTTGAAAGTCAGCCTGGTTTTCCAAACCCATGTATTGTCCActtttctccagaggagcttTTAAACTATTTCCCTCTACATAAGGCCTTGACTCTGAACACCTTTCTGAAATGATGAAAAACTAAGTGCATGcgtgatcagtcgtgtccgactctgtgtgaccccctggactgcagcccgccaggctcctctgtccatgggattctccaggcaagaaaactggagtgggttgccatgccctcctccaggggatcctcccaacccagggatagaacccacgtctcttgtgtctccagcatcagcaagtgggttctttaccacgggcgccacctgggaagcccccccttGCCCAGCAGAGAGCTGTGGCATAGGGGGCCCCACCCAGGGCCCAggtgtgtggggcttcccagggctcACCTGCTTCCTGCAGGGGCTTGAAGCACCAGGGCACCCCGGGGATGCTGGAGTCGAAGCAGCAGCCGCGGTTGTTGCACTGCTCGGGGGTGACCTCGGGGTAGCCGCAGTCCACCCTGTCCTTGGCCGGCACCGCACACTGGTTCGCCGCTGGCCCACACAAAGCCGGGTCAGAGAGCCCTCTCTGCCTTGGGGTTGGTCCACCGGCCGCATTTACAAGCCCGCACGCCCCACACCCTCCAGCTCCCGGTTCATAGGAtacaaccccaccccacccccaacatctGCTGCTCCAGGGCCTTCTTTCCCCATAAATATTTCAGGAGAACGGTTTTGTGAAAGATCTGGCCAGCTGCCCGGGGTCTCTCACTTGGCTGCTCCTAGCATCTGTGGAGCCTGGGTTCCCGCCAGTAGGCAGCTACCCACAGGAATCCAGGGTCCCCTGAATCCGGAAACAAAGTTCCCCTTCAGTGTTTTATCAACAGAACTTCCTCCTTAAAAATGAATAGGATAATAGAAGGTAGGCATTCAAGTGAGAAAACCGCAACCTGTGCTATTTTCTGCCTCTCCCTACTTCCCTTGACACACCGTGCCTGTATATCTGTGGGTCTCTATGATTCACTTTTCAGATAAGCCTTTATGTCAGAAGCTCAGCAAAAGTCCGCTGTGCCTCATTCCTTAACCGGATTTTTCCTTAGGAAAAGAGAATTCACAGGGAACCTAGAATCTTCTTCTACGGCTGCCAAATCATAAGTCCTTGTTCCACTGGTTCCCAAACTTTGCTCACGTTGGGGTCAGGACCAGTGACACCTGCTCCCACCCAGAGACATTCTGATATAGTTGGCACATCCTATTGGGCTTTGAGATTTAAAAGCTTCCTGGTGATTCTGATGGCTGCCGAGTTTGAGACCACTCAGAACCTGATAAAAGCCACACTTTAATTTCTGCGAAATCCAATTAATGGAACAGCCATGCCCCACCTGGAATTGCAATTGAATGGCTAAATGAAAACTGTAGGtattgaaaatgttctggaagtggctgttttcatttgtcttttctttgtgttttgcaAATGTGTCAGAATAATGTAGAAAGACCTACACTGTTAATTCAGAAGTCTCCAGCAAACAAGGCAGTGGGAGGGTAGGCTTGGTGTGGCTACCAGGGTTCCCATCCTGCTTTCCACACTGACCAGCAGAGTCATTTATTAACTCTCTGaagctcagtttccttgtctgcaaaatggggacagCAAGACCCAGTTTGTAGGGCTGCTGAGAGAAAATATGTGTGTCTGGTAAgcttgtcgttgttcagtcatgaagttgtgtctgactctttgtgaccccatggactgtagcccaccaggctcctctgctctccactgtctcctggagtttgcacaaactcacgtccattgagttatctagtccaatgagtcggtgatgctctctaagcatctcaccctctgccacccccctttcctttgccttcagtctttcccagcatcagaatcttttccaatgagtcagctccttgtgTCCGGTAGCTAAAGTAGCAATCATTAAATTATTAAGGAGCTTGGTCACTTTCCTCTAGCCCACAGAAAGCCCCCAGCCTGGCTGTTCCGTGTCCTGTCCCCTTGTCCTGTATTCCCACTCTGccacccagcccctcctcctccctgccgcCCAGTGGGAGGGGGTCAGAGCGGTACTCACACAGGCCCACGTACTGCCCAGTCGAACTGGAGGACCCCAAGGCcaggaccaccaccaccaccagcagccagAATGTTCTGGCCTCCATGGTCACAGGCTGGCTCTGGGGACCCGACCGCTCAGAGAACATGCTGAGTTGCCCAAGAAGACACCTTTATACCCCTGTGTTTACACAGGCACTCCAGGTTCTGTTTGTTTGGGAGCCCTTCCCTCCAGCCCCGCCCACTCCTGCCCTGCACAAGATAACAAAGTCCCCAGAGGCTCGACCATCCCAAAGGGTAGAGGTGCTTCCCACCCCACTGTTTTGCGGTAGTGAGTAAGGGGCGATCACAGATGCAGCTGCCTGTGAACACCTCTGTATCAGGGAGCCAGAGCAGGGTCAACGCCCATTGTCAGCCTGGCCTGGAGGAAAGAACAAAGGCTCAGTGTGAGGCTCAAGGAAGTATCGCCAGGCCTGGGCACCACCCAACAACCCACCCAGGAGCAGGTCAGGAGGGTCCCTGCTCAGTGACATGAGTTTCCAGGCCACTTAATCCCAGGCCAACCTCGAGTACTTGAAAAGACAAGCGACAACCACAAGTCAGGTACACGGGGTGTACTGATTTCATTTCTGTATCACAGCTCTTGAAATGTAGaagtgcttt
Coding sequences:
- the TFF3 gene encoding trefoil factor 3, giving the protein MEARTFWLLVVVVVLALGSSSSTGQYVGLSANQCAVPAKDRVDCGYPEVTPEQCNNRGCCFDSSIPGVPWCFKPLQEAECTF